One genomic segment of Pseudorasbora parva isolate DD20220531a chromosome 6, ASM2467924v1, whole genome shotgun sequence includes these proteins:
- the LOC137078971 gene encoding PTB domain-containing engulfment adapter protein 1-like isoform X1 — translation MSDIDDDSEIFFTVKFLGRIQVVRPGGMQILTDAVEALKDPNIEMGEKMKKAKVHLFLTRTAIDILEHKTKFMLYSCALPSVSFCAVHPSQPKMLGFVAKHPAADMYHCYIFKSRKFSHLLVSIIGDSFRAYKQNEGLHGDRDMVVEALRHKNKVLERENAELKRRLQGNGEIFLLQSAGGGQNWHENESDIDKISSRSGQSSSQVRFFTEDDETPLQKNF, via the exons ATGAGTGACATAGATGACGATAGTGAAATATTCTTCACAGTTAAA TTTTTGGGTCGTATCCAGGTGGTCCGTCCGGGTGGGATGCAGATTCTGACCGACGCCGTAGAAGCCCTGAAG GATCCTAACATAGAGATGGGTGAGAAAATGAAGAAAGCTAAAGTACATCTGTTTCTGACCAGAACTGCCATTGACATTCTAGAGCATAAAACCAAG TTCATGCTGTACTCCTGCGCTCTGCCCTCGGTTTCATTCTGTGCAGTTCATCCCTCTCAACCTAAAATGCTGGGCTTCGTGGCCAAACACCCAGCGGCAGACATGTACCACTGCTACATCTTCAAGAGCAGGAAGTTT TCTCATCTGCTTGTGTCCATCATTGGCGACTCCTTCCGTGCTTATAAGCAGAATGAAGGTCTACATGGTGATCGAGACATGGTGGTGGAGGCCCTAAGACACAAG AATAAGGTACTGGAGCGAGAAAACGCTGAGCTGAAGAGGAGACTGCAAGGCAATGGAGAA ATATTTCTCTTACAGAGCGCTGGCGGAGGTCAGAACTGGCATGAAAATGAGTCCGATATTGATAAGATTTCATCTCGATCAGGGCAGTCCTCATCACAGG tgagATTCTTTACAGAAGATGACGAAACTCCTTTGCAGAAGAATTTCTGA
- the LOC137078969 gene encoding E3 ubiquitin-protein ligase TRIM58-like — MSQSKPEERLALELSCPICLQLYHDPVTLPCGHNYCFGCIQNAAQAEDPKSQKHCPECREEYSSPEALPKNFKLSGIVDGFLAATSGGGLRGGPAVPCDQCLDDPVAAVKYCTRCEMSLCPGHLKKHETRHRSLHVLVELPAERDGKRCPVHLKVTEYLCTQERLFLCSECLIEGVHQRHEVQTFEVAKGEMMRILEELGKAVSDKLQMTEALLKSASGGPPDKAEDKLVARANILLDNMTSLISTYKSRMSTMMDDTLHSRDKSWKANLCDLEGCVHQLREAQQCTSEVLNQSSEFLFIQNYLTVEARVRQAANVTIPGLPPQESSDAKQLRSVLRTNAFHAEMSLLLECLHGIMNPLDLTFNPATAHPSLLLSTDLKTVKQCAGLKSSSAGDQSERFASASQVMCTQGFSTGIHMWAVEIGPGCAWSVGLCYKSIPRKGDHSRLGHNTSSWKLQWKSKKLTACHDSANVAVGDGLVIPPKKVEATLDYEGGTIAFHSSAQGGRKQHLHTFSAVFKDTVYPAFGLHSTSEDSWITLLSGV; from the exons ATGTCTCAAAGTAAACCTGAGGAGCGTCTTGCTTTGGAGCTGAGCTGTCCAATCTGTTTGCAGCTGTACCACGATCCTGTAACCCTTCCTTGTGGACACAATTACTGCTTTGGTTGTATACAAAATGCGGCTCAAGCAGAAGACCCCAAGTCCCAGAAACATTGTCCGGAATGCAGGGAAGAGTACAGCAGCCCGGAGGCGCTTCCGAAAAACTTCAAGCTCAGCGGCATCGTGGATGGTTTCCTGGCGGCCACTTCAGGAGGTGGACTGAGAGGAGGCCCGGCGGTGCCATGTGACCAGTGCTTGGATGATCCGGTGGCCGCGGTAAAATACTGCACACGCTGTGAAATGTCACTGTGCCCCGGTCACCTCAAGAAACACGAGACTCGACACCGATCGCTCCACGTCCTAGTGGAGCTGCCCGCAGAACGGGATGGGAAGCGGTGCCCGGTGCACCTGAAGGTCACAGAGTACCTGTGCACGCAGGAGCGGCTGTTCCTCTGCTCCGAGTGCTTGATTGAGGGCGTTCATCAGCGCCACGAGGTGCAGACGTTCGAGGTGGCGAAGGGGGAGATGATGAGAATCCTTGAGGAACTGGGGAAGGCTGTGTCTGACAAGCTACAGATGACAGAAGCTCTGCTGAAAAGCGCCAGCGGAGGACCTCCGGACAAGGCCGAAGATAAACTGGTGGCCAGGGCAAACATACTGTTGGACAACATGACTTCACTTATAAGTACATACAAG AGTCGTATGAGCACCATGATGGACGACACGCTTCATTCGCGGGACAAAAGCTGGAAGGCCAATCTATGCGATTTGGAGGGTTGTGTACACCAGCTGCGGGAAGCCCAGCAGTGCACCAGCGAGGTTCTCAATCAATCCTCAGAGTTTCTCTTCATCCAGAACTACCTCACCGTTGAAGCAAGGGTCCGCCAGGCTGCTAATGTCACCATTCCTGGTCTACCTCCCCAAGAGTCGTCCGATGCCAAGCAGCTCCGCTCTGTCCTACGTACAAATGCCTTCCACGCTGAGATGAGTCTTCTGTTGGAGTGCCTCCATGGCATAATGAACCCTCTAGACCTGACCTTCAACCCAGCCACAGCCCATCCCAGCCTTCTGCTGTCCACCGATCTCAAAACAGTCAAGCAGTGTGCTGGACTTAAGAGCAGTAGTGCGGGAGATCAGAGTGAGCGCTTCGCCTCGGCCAGTCAGGTCATGTGCACGCAGGGCTTCTCCACAGGAATTCACATGTGGGCGGTGGAGATCGGGCCTGGGTGCGCGTGGTCTGTGGGACTGTGCTATAAAAGCATCCCACGTAAAGGTGACCACAGCAGGCTGGGGCACAACACCAGCTCTTGGAAGTTGCAGTGGAAAAGCAAGAAGCTGACGGCGTGCCATGACTCGGCTAACGTGGCCGTAGGTGACGGGCTGGTCATTCCGCCAAAGAAGGTCGAAGCGACCCTGGATTACGAAGGAGGAACTATTGCGTTCCACAGCTCAGCTCAAGGAGGCCGAAAGCAGCATCTTCATACATTCAGTGCCGTGTTCAAGGACACAGTGTATCCTGCGTTTGGACTCCACTCTACCTCAGAAGATTCATGGATAACTCTTTTGAGTGGAGTTTGA
- the LOC137078971 gene encoding PTB domain-containing engulfment adapter protein 1-like isoform X2: MSDIDDDSEIFFTVKFLGRIQVVRPGGMQILTDAVEALKDPNIEMGEKMKKAKVHLFLTRTAIDILEHKTKFMLYSCALPSVSFCAVHPSQPKMLGFVAKHPAADMYHCYIFKSRKFSHLLVSIIGDSFRAYKQNEGLHGDRDMVVEALRHKNKVLERENAELKRRLQGNGESAGGGQNWHENESDIDKISSRSGQSSSQVRFFTEDDETPLQKNF; this comes from the exons ATGAGTGACATAGATGACGATAGTGAAATATTCTTCACAGTTAAA TTTTTGGGTCGTATCCAGGTGGTCCGTCCGGGTGGGATGCAGATTCTGACCGACGCCGTAGAAGCCCTGAAG GATCCTAACATAGAGATGGGTGAGAAAATGAAGAAAGCTAAAGTACATCTGTTTCTGACCAGAACTGCCATTGACATTCTAGAGCATAAAACCAAG TTCATGCTGTACTCCTGCGCTCTGCCCTCGGTTTCATTCTGTGCAGTTCATCCCTCTCAACCTAAAATGCTGGGCTTCGTGGCCAAACACCCAGCGGCAGACATGTACCACTGCTACATCTTCAAGAGCAGGAAGTTT TCTCATCTGCTTGTGTCCATCATTGGCGACTCCTTCCGTGCTTATAAGCAGAATGAAGGTCTACATGGTGATCGAGACATGGTGGTGGAGGCCCTAAGACACAAG AATAAGGTACTGGAGCGAGAAAACGCTGAGCTGAAGAGGAGACTGCAAGGCAATGGAGAA AGCGCTGGCGGAGGTCAGAACTGGCATGAAAATGAGTCCGATATTGATAAGATTTCATCTCGATCAGGGCAGTCCTCATCACAGG tgagATTCTTTACAGAAGATGACGAAACTCCTTTGCAGAAGAATTTCTGA